A window of Halopseudomonas sabulinigri genomic DNA:
CTGCTCAGTACTGCCAGCAGCAGGGGTGCTCGGAAAATATGCCAGAGACCTTTTCGCGCTGTGCTCATGGGCTGGGCTCCTCACTCAGGCCGCCGCTCTGCAACTCCGCTATGCGGCGAGCGGTAGTGCTGCGCCGACCCAGCCACAGGTAAAGCCCGGAGCCCAGTACCACGATGGTGGCCAGGTCGAGCAGGGCCCAGATGATTTTCAGCGGCAGGCCGCCGTAGTCACCAAAATGCAGTGGCTGGGACAGTAACAAGGCCTGGGCGTACCAGGGTAGCGGCTGCGGTTCCAGCCGCGCGTTGGTCTGCGCATCCACCAGCACCGGCTGCAGCAAACGCGAGGTCAGCGGCTGATCGCCGCGGTAGAAAATGCCGTAGTGATGCTGGCTGGAGAACTGGCTGCCCGGCCAGGCGATAAAGCTCATGTGCATGTTCTCTACTGCAGCGTCTGCGGTATCCACCGCGCGCTGCAGCGAGCCCAATTGCTCGGGTATCGGCACCTCTGCGTAGGCAGCAGTCATGCTGGCCAGCTGATCCTGTTGCCACAGCCCAACGACGACAGGACTGAGCGTATTGATGCTGCCGGTCAGGCCGACCACCAGTGCCCAGACCAGCGTGACCACGCCCAGCAGGTTGTGCAGATCCAGCCATTTCAGCCGGGCGCTGCGCTGGCTACGTACGCTGCCAAAATCCAGCTTGCGCATAAAGGGCGCGTAAAGCACCACACCCGAGACGATGGCAACCACGAACAGCAGCCCCATAAAACCGAGGAACAGCATGCCGGGCAAGCCGGCAAACAGGTCGACATGCAGTTTGAACATCACATACATGAAGCCGCGGTCGGGCTCGGGCTCATCGAGAACGGCGGCGGTGCGGGTATCCATAATCAGCGAGTGATTTTCATCTGCCGGGGCATCCAGGCTGCCGGCCATTGTGACGAAGGCCTGGTGCGGGTGGTGGTCATCCCAGAACATGAAGCGGATGACGTCACCCGGGCGATGCCCGAGAGCAGCGCTGACCAGGGTGTCGAGGCTGGCGTCCGCTGTACCTGCGGGCATTGCCGGGGTCTGGACCTCATCGCCGAACAGGTGGTCAATTTCCTCATGAAAAATCAGTGGTAGCCCGGTGAGGCACAGCATCAGCAAAAACAGGGTGCAGATCAGGCTGGTCCACTTGTGAACCAGAAACCAGGCTTTGACGTTCATGGTGGTGGAATCCTGTCCCTGTGTTCCGAGAGGCGTATTGGCTGGCGCGGGAGCAAGCCCAGGCCTTGAGAATGAAGTACTAACGATAACGAGTCGTATTCTTGCAATTGTGTGCTGAAAATACAACGCGTGTTACGCGGGCGGTGTGAGGCAGGTGTTGGCAGTACCCGGTTGCGCAATAACAACCGGGTGGGGGCGCTCAGGCGCGGGACATGAACTTGCCGGATTCGGTGTTGATACGCACCACCTCGCCGGTCTCCAGGTACTCGGGGATCTGAATTTCCAAACCGGTGGCGAAGCGTGCGGTCTTGGTGCGGGCGCTGGCGGAAGAGCCCTTGATGGCGGGCGGTGTTTCTTCGATCGGCATCTCTACTACGGCGGGCAGTTCGATACCCACCAGACTGCCTTCCACCAGCAGGCCGTACAGCCCTTCGATGCCGTCGAACAGGTAGTCGAGCTGTTCTTCAAGTTGATCAGCGCTCAGGGTGAACTGGGCAAAATCCTCGTTATCCATGAAGGTGTAGCCATCGGCGTCCTGATACAGAAACTGCACCTGGCGTTTCTGGAAGTCGATAGGGCTCAGCATGTCATCGCCGGTCAGGCTCTGGTCCAGCTTCTGCTTGGTCTGCACGTGATTGAAGCGCACCTTGTACAGGGTGGTCCCGCTGCGTGAAGACGGGCTCTTAACGTCAATCTGGCTAACGATGTAAGGCTGGCTGTTGATCTGGACGATCTGACCTTTTTTCAGTTCGGCGGCTCTGGGCATGGCGGGTGACTCAACGAGGTTGAACGAGTCGCGTATTTTGCTCCCGCCCCCGGCCGCTCGGCAATAGCGTGCAGCGGGGGCCGTGCGTGGCTAGAGCGGGGGTGAGCCGCTGCCGGGTTCGTCGTCACTGCGTTCGGCAGGGGTTTCCGGGTCAGGGTCACCGACTTTGACCGGGATGGCGTCTGCCTGTTCGCGGTTTGGCTCATCCACGCGGTAGCTGTGTACCAGCTTTTCCAGGCCCTTGCTGCTGCGCAGATTGACGTCGAGCTGACGGAAGGCGATCTCGATGCCGTTCTCCTTGAACACCCGATCGATCTCGCGATTGATCTCATCTGTGGCCTGGTTACGGTCGGCCAGCTCCTTCACATGCACGCGCAGTTCGTGCTCCAGGGTGCTGTCGCTGAAATTGAGGAAGAACACCAGCGGCTCGGGGTCTTTCAGTACGCGTGGATTGTTCTGCGCTATTTCTTTCAGTAGTTGGCGCACTTTCGCCACGTCTGACCCATAGGCGACCCCGACCTTGATGATTACCCGAGTGATGGTGTCTTGCAGCGACCAGTTGATGATCTGCTCGGTGACGAAGTTCTTGTTGGGGACAATGATTTCCTTGTTATCGAAATCGGTAATGGTAGTGGCGCGAATACGAATGCGGTTGATGGTCCCGGACAGCGGCCCGATGGTGACCACATCGCCAATACGTACCGGGCGTTCAAATAGGATGATCAGGCCGGAAATGAAGTTGGCGAAGATTTCCTGCAGACCAAAACCCAGACCGACACCCAGTGCGGCCACCAGCCATTGCAACTTGTCCCAACTCACGCCCAGTGATGACAGTGAGCTGACCAGGCCGAAGCCGACGATCACATAGCTCAGCAGCGTGGTGACGGCATAGCTGGTGCCCTGGCGCAGTTCCATGCGCGAGAGCACCAGTATTTCCAGCAGGCCGGGCAGGTTGCGCGCCAGGGTGAAGGTGAGAATCAGGGTAACCAGTGCGCTGAGGATATCGCCGGCGCTGATCGGTACTGATTCGCCGGTGTTCAGGCCATCGCCTTCGTACTGCCAGAGCGTGACCGACTCAAGGTAGGACGCCGCGCTGATCAGGTCGGCCCAGGTGAAATACAACGCAATGCTGAAAGCGATCACCAAGGCCAGTTTGGCCAGGCGCAGTGACTGCTGGTTGATCTGCTGGATGTTCATTTCCGGCACTTCGACCGAGGGCACTTCGCTGTCCTGACCCTCACGTGCTTCGGCCGCCTGTCGTTTGGCCACGGCGCGCTGATAGGCTAGGCGGCGGCCGGCGACGTTCAGGTTGCGCACCACTGTGCCCTCCAGCAGCATCCAGAGCACGATCAGGTAAAGGCTGTCGATAAAGCGTTCGGCCAGCTTGACCGCGGTGTAGTGATAGCCCCAGGCCGTCAGTCCGGCCAGTGCCAGCGGCGCCAGAATCAGCACTGTGGTGGCACTGAAATGCAGTATGCGCGAATGATACAGCGGCTCGCTGCGCCACATCATGCGCCCCAGCAAACCGGCCAGCAGCGCCATGCCCAGCATCATGATGGCGCGTCCCAACGCGTCTCCACCCAGCTGCTGTGGCAGGGCGCCGTGCAGCCCCAGCACCAGTACCAAGGGCAGCATGATCCAGGCGAGTCGGCGGGCCAGCTTGTGCAGGCGCTGCACCAGGCTGTCATCCCAGTGGAAATGACGTGCCGCAATACCGCGCGGGTCAAGCACGCGGTACAGCAGGTGCAGGACAAACCAGGCCAGGCTGAGCTTGAGTAGCGCCAGGCCCAGTGCCGGCATCGCCGGTTCATTGCCCAGGTGCATTATCAGCCCCAGAAACAGCAGTGCCAGCGGTATCGGGCTGATCAACGCAATGGTCAGGCCCAGCGCCCGTGGGGTGTGCCAGGGGCTGTCTCGACGAAAGTGGCCGACCTCGTCGTGCAGGGTGTTGAGCTTGTGGCGCATGCTCGGTTGACGCCACAGATACAGGGCGATGAACAGGGCAAAGAAGATGCCCCAGGGGTAGTGCAGCTTTATGGTATTGACCACGTTGCCGGCCACCTGTTTGAGGTGCAGGCTGTCGACCTGGCGCTTGGCCTGGGCCGGAAAATCCTTCAGCCAGCCCATGTCCAGCGGTTTGCTGCTGGCGACCCAGAACAGCTGGTCGTCGATGGTGCGCTTGAGGTCATCGCTGAGCTGTTGCAGCTGGCGCTGGTTGATCTGCAGGCTGATGGCCAGATTGATCAACGTGTTGATGTTGTTGTTCAGCTGCTCGACCAGCGTCACCCGGCTGTTGACCATCTGTTCCAGCCCCGGGCGCAGGGCATCGCGCTGGCGCACGGGGATCTGTAGCAACAGGTTGTTCAGGTAGGCATCCGGGTTGCTCAGGTCGTTACTCAGCTGGGTGAGTTCAAACTGGCGCAGGCGCAGGTCGGCGATCTGATCGGCAATTCGGCTGTCAATGCTGACCTTGGGCAGTGCATTTTTCTGCTGGTGCAGTATGCGCGACAGCAGCAGGCTGCCTTCCAATACATCGATTTGCTGCTCTAGGGCCTTGTCGACCTGGCTCAAGTGTTCGGTTTGCTGCTTGGTTTCGATGTTGCGGCGGGTCAGGTCGCCAATCTGGCCAGTTGCCGATAACAGCTCCTCGCTCAGCTCGCGGTTGATGCTGCTCTGGTCCTGCAATACCTGATTCTGCGATTCGTCTTCCGGCAGCGTGGCGTCGCTGACAGCTTGTTCCGACTGGCTGCGGCGCTTTTCATTGATCACGTCCTGCAGGACCTTGATGTCGTCTTCGATCTGACGGATCTGCAGGCTCAACAGGTTTTTCTTTTGGGTTGCCAGGTCCTGTAGCACGTTATTGCCCGAGAGCTTCTGACGCAGCAGGTCGTTGGTGATTTGTAGGTAATCACGCTCGGCCTGCAGCATATCGATGCGCGCGCGGCTTTGCTGGGTTGGCGGCTGGCGCTGCAGCGAGCGCAGCTGTTCCGCCACGGTTTGCGCGCGCTTCTGGTTGTCCGACACGCTGGCCTGGGTGCGCTCCGGGCGTGTCTGGGCGGCAATCAGCTCGCCGTTAACGGCGGTCAGCTCGTTCTGCCAGGTGAACATCTGATTGACTTGTTCGGCCAGCTTGCCTTCCAGCTCGTGCAGCTCGGTTTTCTGCAGGCTGTCCTTACGTGCGTTGCCGGCGTTGTCGCGCTTGGCCAGTTGATTGTGTTGGGCGCGGATGCTTTGGGTTTCGCGCGGCGCGCTGGCGATCTCTTCCTGCAGCTTGTCCTGATCGTCCTTGGCCTGCACGCTCTGCTTGAGGTAGTTCAGGGTGCTTTGATACAGCTCGTTCAGCTCGCGCTTGTCCGGTTCGGCCAGGGAGCTGCTGTTGAGGGTCTCGACGCTCGCGTTGGTGGCTTCAATACGCTGATTCAGCTCTTCGGTCTGCGGCGCTTCCTGGGCCAGCACGCTGGTGCTGATAAACAGGCAGAGAATGAACGATGACAAAAAACGCGACATGAAAGGTGATCCTGAAGAGTACTGACCTGAAGGGTAGCTGCACGGCTGGCCGTTGGGAAGCGGACCGGCCAGCTACGACAAAGTTTCCTGGCCCACAAAGACAACAGGCCACCCTTGTGGGGTGGCCTGTTGAGATGGCGCTGATCAGTTGCGGGTCACGTAATGATCAGAACCAGGCGTCCTGCATGTCGTAACAGGTGGGGTCACGATTTTCCAGTACGTTCAGGTCATGGTGGCAGGATGGCACTTCCCAGTTGAGGAAGTAGCGCGCTGCCTGCAGTTTGCCCTGGTAGAAGTCGCGATCGGCCGGGTTACCGCTGTTCAAACCGTTCTGTGCGTGCACTGCCTGCTGCAGCCAGCGCCAGCCGATAACCATGTGACCAAAGGCTTTAAGGTAGAGCGCGGAGTTGGCTAGC
This region includes:
- a CDS encoding PepSY-associated TM helix domain-containing protein, which translates into the protein MNVKAWFLVHKWTSLICTLFLLMLCLTGLPLIFHEEIDHLFGDEVQTPAMPAGTADASLDTLVSAALGHRPGDVIRFMFWDDHHPHQAFVTMAGSLDAPADENHSLIMDTRTAAVLDEPEPDRGFMYVMFKLHVDLFAGLPGMLFLGFMGLLFVVAIVSGVVLYAPFMRKLDFGSVRSQRSARLKWLDLHNLLGVVTLVWALVVGLTGSINTLSPVVVGLWQQDQLASMTAAYAEVPIPEQLGSLQRAVDTADAAVENMHMSFIAWPGSQFSSQHHYGIFYRGDQPLTSRLLQPVLVDAQTNARLEPQPLPWYAQALLLSQPLHFGDYGGLPLKIIWALLDLATIVVLGSGLYLWLGRRSTTARRIAELQSGGLSEEPSP
- the mscK gene encoding mechanosensitive channel MscK, encoding MSRFLSSFILCLFISTSVLAQEAPQTEELNQRIEATNASVETLNSSSLAEPDKRELNELYQSTLNYLKQSVQAKDDQDKLQEEIASAPRETQSIRAQHNQLAKRDNAGNARKDSLQKTELHELEGKLAEQVNQMFTWQNELTAVNGELIAAQTRPERTQASVSDNQKRAQTVAEQLRSLQRQPPTQQSRARIDMLQAERDYLQITNDLLRQKLSGNNVLQDLATQKKNLLSLQIRQIEDDIKVLQDVINEKRRSQSEQAVSDATLPEDESQNQVLQDQSSINRELSEELLSATGQIGDLTRRNIETKQQTEHLSQVDKALEQQIDVLEGSLLLSRILHQQKNALPKVSIDSRIADQIADLRLRQFELTQLSNDLSNPDAYLNNLLLQIPVRQRDALRPGLEQMVNSRVTLVEQLNNNINTLINLAISLQINQRQLQQLSDDLKRTIDDQLFWVASSKPLDMGWLKDFPAQAKRQVDSLHLKQVAGNVVNTIKLHYPWGIFFALFIALYLWRQPSMRHKLNTLHDEVGHFRRDSPWHTPRALGLTIALISPIPLALLFLGLIMHLGNEPAMPALGLALLKLSLAWFVLHLLYRVLDPRGIAARHFHWDDSLVQRLHKLARRLAWIMLPLVLVLGLHGALPQQLGGDALGRAIMMLGMALLAGLLGRMMWRSEPLYHSRILHFSATTVLILAPLALAGLTAWGYHYTAVKLAERFIDSLYLIVLWMLLEGTVVRNLNVAGRRLAYQRAVAKRQAAEAREGQDSEVPSVEVPEMNIQQINQQSLRLAKLALVIAFSIALYFTWADLISAASYLESVTLWQYEGDGLNTGESVPISAGDILSALVTLILTFTLARNLPGLLEILVLSRMELRQGTSYAVTTLLSYVIVGFGLVSSLSSLGVSWDKLQWLVAALGVGLGFGLQEIFANFISGLIILFERPVRIGDVVTIGPLSGTINRIRIRATTITDFDNKEIIVPNKNFVTEQIINWSLQDTITRVIIKVGVAYGSDVAKVRQLLKEIAQNNPRVLKDPEPLVFFLNFSDSTLEHELRVHVKELADRNQATDEINREIDRVFKENGIEIAFRQLDVNLRSSKGLEKLVHSYRVDEPNREQADAIPVKVGDPDPETPAERSDDEPGSGSPPL
- the efpL gene encoding elongation factor P-like protein EfpL is translated as MPRAAELKKGQIVQINSQPYIVSQIDVKSPSSRSGTTLYKVRFNHVQTKQKLDQSLTGDDMLSPIDFQKRQVQFLYQDADGYTFMDNEDFAQFTLSADQLEEQLDYLFDGIEGLYGLLVEGSLVGIELPAVVEMPIEETPPAIKGSSASARTKTARFATGLEIQIPEYLETGEVVRINTESGKFMSRA